In Cyanobacteriota bacterium, a single genomic region encodes these proteins:
- the rpmA gene encoding 50S ribosomal protein L27, producing the protein MASKKGVGSTKNGRDSESKRLGVKRYAGEKVISGNILIRQRGTKFHPGVNVRRGGDDTLYAVSEGKVEFQKRQGRKYVTVVAA; encoded by the coding sequence ATGGCATCAAAAAAAGGTGTAGGTAGTACTAAAAACGGAAGAGACTCAGAGTCCAAAAGACTTGGCGTCAAAAGATACGCCGGTGAGAAAGTAATCTCTGGCAATATTCTTATTCGTCAAAGAGGTACCAAGTTCCATCCTGGAGTTAATGTCCGTCGCGGTGGTGATGATACTTTATATGCTGTCTCTGAGGGCAAGGTTGAGTTTCAAAAACGCCAAGGCCGCAAGTACGTTACTGTTGTAGCTGCTTAG